The Clostridium chauvoei genome has a window encoding:
- a CDS encoding PTS system mannose/fructose/sorbose family transporter subunit IID: MESKAILTKKDYLRTSLRAFWLQNGFNYGNYQGLGYANILYPSLRKIYKNNEEGLKDALTDNIEFFNSNPHFLPFITSLHLVMLESGRTSDEARSIKMALMGPLSGIGDSLSQFCLAPLFSTIAASLAQDGMIAGPILFFLAMNGILLTIKLLTGLYGYKLGTSIIETLSDKMSQISAVASMIGVTVISGLAVSFVKINIPIKYVATMPDGAENIVSIQTMLDKIAPALLPAIFTIIVFYLIKKRKWTTYQLVILTIIIGIIGSAIGILA; this comes from the coding sequence ATGGAATCTAAAGCAATTTTAACTAAAAAAGATTACTTAAGAACAAGTTTAAGAGCATTCTGGTTACAAAATGGTTTTAACTATGGTAACTACCAAGGTTTAGGATATGCTAATATCTTATATCCATCATTAAGAAAGATATATAAGAATAATGAAGAAGGCTTAAAAGATGCACTTACAGACAACATAGAATTCTTCAACTCAAACCCACACTTCCTACCATTTATAACAAGCTTACACTTAGTAATGCTTGAATCAGGAAGAACTTCAGATGAAGCTAGATCAATTAAGATGGCTTTAATGGGACCATTATCAGGTATTGGTGATTCATTATCACAATTCTGTTTAGCACCTTTATTCTCAACAATAGCAGCATCATTAGCACAAGATGGAATGATTGCAGGACCAATCTTATTCTTCTTAGCAATGAATGGTATCCTATTAACTATTAAACTATTAACTGGTTTATATGGTTATAAATTAGGTACAAGTATTATAGAAACATTAAGTGATAAAATGTCTCAAATATCAGCAGTTGCTAGTATGATAGGTGTTACAGTTATCTCAGGATTAGCAGTATCATTTGTTAAGATAAACATTCCAATTAAATATGTAGCTACAATGCCAGATGGAGCTGAAAATATAGTTTCAATCCAAACTATGTTAGATAAAATAGCACCAGCATTATTACCAGCTATATTTACAATCATAGTATTTTATTTAATCAAAAAACGTAAATGGACAACATACCAACTAGTTATATTAACAATAATAATAGGTATTATAGGATCTGCAATAGGAATCCTAGCTTAG
- a CDS encoding glycoside hydrolase family 88 protein, with translation MIKEINVEEIKKREEFLKSELLSKEEVKTAIEEAIKQIDANMEYFNDKFPSSATKENKYGIIENIEWTDGFWTGLLWLAYEYTGDEKYKNLADKNVASFKNRVDKDIEIDHHDLGFLYSLSCVSGYKLTGSETAKEASIKAADKLISRYQEKGEFIQAWGELGSKEHYRFIIDCLLNIPLLYWASDVTGDNKYRELADKHFVTSCNNVIRDDASAYHTFYMDPETGNPIKGVTRQGYSDDSAWARGQAWGVYGIPLNYKNTKNEACFNLYKGMTNYFLNRLPQDNVCYWDLIFNDGDGHSKDSSAAAIAVCGMHEMNKVIPEVDEEKEVYKYAMHNILRALINGYTHKDVQPGKPILLHGVYSWHSGKGVDEGNIWGDYFYLEALIRFYKDWELYW, from the coding sequence ATGATTAAGGAAATAAATGTAGAAGAAATCAAAAAAAGAGAAGAGTTTTTAAAGTCTGAACTTTTAAGTAAAGAAGAAGTAAAGACAGCAATAGAAGAAGCAATAAAACAAATAGATGCTAATATGGAATATTTCAACGATAAATTCCCATCATCAGCAACTAAGGAAAATAAGTATGGAATTATTGAAAATATAGAGTGGACAGATGGATTCTGGACAGGCCTTTTATGGTTAGCTTATGAGTACACAGGAGATGAGAAGTACAAAAATCTTGCTGATAAGAATGTAGCATCATTCAAAAATAGAGTTGATAAAGATATCGAAATTGATCATCATGATTTAGGATTCCTTTATTCATTATCATGTGTAAGTGGATATAAATTAACAGGATCAGAGACTGCAAAAGAAGCTTCAATAAAAGCTGCAGATAAACTAATCTCAAGATATCAAGAAAAAGGTGAATTTATTCAAGCTTGGGGAGAGTTAGGAAGTAAAGAGCACTATAGATTTATAATAGATTGTCTTCTAAATATTCCTTTATTATACTGGGCTTCAGATGTAACAGGAGATAATAAATATAGAGAATTAGCAGATAAGCACTTTGTTACTTCATGTAATAATGTTATAAGAGATGATGCTTCAGCATACCATACATTCTATATGGATCCTGAAACAGGAAATCCAATTAAAGGTGTTACAAGACAAGGTTATAGTGATGACTCAGCATGGGCAAGAGGTCAAGCTTGGGGAGTTTATGGAATTCCTTTAAATTATAAGAATACAAAGAATGAAGCTTGTTTCAACTTATATAAAGGAATGACTAATTACTTCTTAAATAGATTACCACAAGATAATGTTTGTTATTGGGATTTAATCTTTAATGACGGAGATGGACATTCAAAAGATTCATCAGCAGCTGCTATAGCAGTATGTGGAATGCATGAAATGAATAAGGTTATACCAGAAGTAGATGAAGAAAAAGAAGTTTATAAATATGCAATGCATAATATTTTAAGAGCATTAATTAACGGCTATACACATAAGGATGTGCAACCTGGTAAACCGATTTTATTACATGGAGTTTACTCATGGCATTCAGGAAAAGGTGTAGACGAAGGAAATATATGGGGAGATTATTTCTACCTAGAAGCATTAATAAGATTCTATAAAGATTGGGAATTATACTGGTAA
- a CDS encoding DegV family protein, with protein MGIKIITDSACDLPIEYIRENNIDVVSLTVNINGEFIPDDLGQTLKYDEFYKMIREGGMPSTAQVNVGTFEEVFKKYIEKGDSIIYIGLSSSLSGTFNSSNIAMQGLLEEYPNADISIIDSLSVSLGEGAIVYYICEMIKNGSTKEEVIRWAEENKRKIIHAITVDDLNHLKRGGRISGATAAVGSLLGIKPTLILDNEGKVVPGAKIKGRKKAMRYLVQEIRDKAVNIEEQVLFICHADCIKDAEELKEMVLAEFKVKDVILNSIGAVVGTHGGPGTLATIFIGTSR; from the coding sequence ATGGGAATTAAAATTATAACAGATTCGGCATGTGATTTACCAATAGAGTACATAAGAGAAAATAATATAGATGTAGTATCATTAACAGTTAATATAAATGGAGAATTTATTCCAGATGATTTAGGACAAACTTTAAAATATGATGAATTTTATAAGATGATTAGAGAAGGGGGAATGCCTTCTACAGCTCAAGTAAATGTTGGAACTTTTGAAGAAGTTTTCAAAAAGTACATAGAAAAAGGTGATTCAATTATATACATAGGGTTATCATCATCTTTAAGTGGAACTTTTAATAGTTCAAATATTGCAATGCAAGGACTTTTAGAAGAATATCCTAATGCAGATATTTCAATAATAGATTCATTAAGCGTATCTTTAGGAGAAGGTGCTATAGTTTATTATATTTGTGAAATGATTAAAAATGGATCTACAAAAGAAGAAGTCATTAGATGGGCAGAAGAAAATAAAAGAAAAATAATACATGCTATAACAGTAGATGATTTAAATCATTTAAAAAGAGGTGGACGTATTTCAGGGGCTACAGCTGCAGTAGGTAGTTTACTTGGAATTAAACCAACATTAATTTTAGATAATGAGGGGAAGGTTGTACCGGGAGCTAAGATTAAGGGAAGAAAAAAAGCTATGAGATATTTAGTTCAAGAAATTAGAGATAAAGCTGTTAATATAGAAGAACAAGTATTATTTATTTGTCATGCAGATTGTATAAAGGATGCTGAAGAATTAAAAGAAATGGTTTTAGCAGAGTTTAAAGTTAAGGATGTAATATTAAACTCTATAGGTGCAGTAGTTGGAACTCATGGTGGGCCAGGAACATTAGCAACAATATTTATAGGAACAAGTAGATAA
- a CDS encoding heparinase II/III family protein: MKFENELRLLRSNIKELMKDYNIEFVKNYIKNECREEYSKKLIGANLLLNNSFIFDETWDMEQCRIPYVNNPINWSFTPNGDEEWIFMLNRHEYLNKLILAYYIENKDIYIEKWKHLVLNWIDNNEIKLEGGKTIRTIDTGIRCQSWINSLMHIINEDKINDEELLKIILSIKEQLLYLNKAYIDKYILSNWGVLQTTAIMNCYLLFKDFIQNEELFNWALEETYKQMDIQVFDDGSHWEQSVMYHVEVLNCSMKVISMCEKFNFNLNNDYKEKVHSMARYLMYCGGPKSTQEAQCDSDRTDIRDVLVKAAILFKDEELKGMSFNKIDLSSIYMFGKNGYDKFEAIKGKIPKERNKSFIDSGNIYLRSDFKEDASFTYIQNGTLGSGHGHTDLGHFSIYYKGEPFLIDSGRYTYVEDDIMREFLKSAKAHNVSVIDDEPFGIPNKSWGYNKYGDVLKNYFINKENINYAEIAYLGELKDKTQYTVIRKILFIEPKIWVIVNEIRCTGEHNCKNYYVLDNNVKIEKRDDYLVAVNNSRKIKLYNYNIDKLNIKNTYISKNYNEIQNSKRIETNTKFNGKLINYDIIIGDEGFEDIIIKDGVLKQYNSKEQVSLERAMVKNIIVSDEEEYVVVIFNEETYKGGKVYFYDKTPIYGKVVVIHKNKGMSKVIRLKG, from the coding sequence ATGAAGTTTGAAAATGAATTAAGACTATTAAGAAGCAATATAAAAGAACTTATGAAAGATTATAATATTGAGTTTGTAAAAAACTATATAAAAAATGAATGTAGAGAAGAATACTCAAAAAAATTAATTGGGGCTAATCTTTTGCTAAATAACTCCTTTATTTTTGATGAAACTTGGGATATGGAACAATGTAGAATTCCATATGTAAATAATCCTATCAATTGGAGTTTTACACCTAATGGAGATGAAGAATGGATATTTATGCTTAATAGACATGAATATCTAAATAAATTAATTTTAGCATATTATATTGAAAATAAAGACATCTATATAGAGAAGTGGAAACATCTAGTTTTAAATTGGATAGATAATAATGAAATAAAACTAGAGGGTGGAAAGACAATAAGAACAATTGATACTGGTATCAGATGTCAAAGTTGGATTAATTCTTTAATGCATATTATAAATGAAGATAAAATTAATGATGAGGAACTTTTGAAAATAATATTAAGCATAAAAGAACAACTTTTATACTTAAATAAAGCATATATAGATAAATATATTTTAAGTAATTGGGGAGTACTCCAAACTACAGCTATAATGAATTGTTATTTATTATTTAAAGATTTTATACAAAACGAAGAACTATTTAATTGGGCTTTAGAGGAAACATATAAGCAAATGGACATTCAAGTTTTTGATGATGGATCTCATTGGGAACAATCAGTTATGTATCATGTTGAAGTTTTAAATTGTTCTATGAAAGTAATAAGTATGTGTGAAAAGTTTAATTTTAACTTAAATAATGATTATAAAGAAAAAGTACACTCAATGGCTAGATATTTAATGTATTGTGGAGGTCCTAAATCAACACAAGAAGCTCAATGTGATAGTGATAGAACTGATATTAGAGATGTATTAGTAAAAGCCGCTATTTTATTTAAAGATGAAGAGTTAAAAGGTATGTCTTTTAATAAAATAGATTTAAGTAGCATATATATGTTTGGAAAAAATGGGTATGATAAATTTGAGGCCATAAAAGGTAAGATACCAAAAGAGAGAAATAAATCTTTTATAGATTCAGGCAATATTTATCTAAGAAGTGATTTTAAAGAAGATGCAAGTTTTACTTATATTCAAAATGGAACATTAGGTAGTGGTCATGGTCATACTGATTTAGGTCATTTTTCTATATACTACAAAGGTGAACCATTTCTTATAGATAGTGGTAGATATACTTATGTAGAAGATGATATAATGAGAGAATTTTTAAAGTCAGCTAAAGCTCACAATGTATCAGTTATAGATGATGAACCTTTTGGAATTCCTAATAAATCATGGGGATATAATAAATACGGAGATGTTCTTAAAAATTATTTTATAAATAAAGAAAACATAAACTATGCAGAAATAGCATATTTAGGAGAGCTAAAAGACAAAACACAATATACAGTTATAAGAAAAATCTTATTTATAGAACCTAAAATATGGGTTATAGTAAATGAAATAAGATGTACAGGAGAACATAATTGTAAAAACTATTATGTCTTAGATAATAATGTTAAAATTGAAAAACGTGATGATTATCTAGTAGCAGTTAATAATTCCAGAAAAATAAAGTTATATAATTATAATATAGATAAGCTTAATATTAAAAACACATATATATCTAAAAACTATAATGAGATACAAAATAGTAAAAGAATAGAGACAAATACTAAATTTAATGGTAAGCTTATAAATTATGATATAATTATAGGAGATGAAGGTTTCGAAGATATAATTATAAAAGATGGAGTATTAAAACAATATAATAGTAAAGAGCAAGTTTCTCTTGAAAGAGCAATGGTAAAAAATATTATAGTAAGTGATGAAGAAGAATACGTAGTAGTTATTTTTAATGAAGAAACCTATAAGGGTGGAAAAGTATATTTTTATGATAAAACACCAATTTACGGAAAAGTGGTAGTAATTCATAAAAATAAAGGTATGAGTAAAGTTATAAGGTTAAAGGGATAA
- the kduD gene encoding 2-dehydro-3-deoxy-D-gluconate 5-dehydrogenase KduD, whose product MNNNNEFSLNFFNLEGKVAIVTGGNTGLGMAYAEALAAAGADLLVTTFDNNVEEVKNKVEALGKKITFVQGDLTKREFVQEVVDTCVKEYGKIDILVNNAGTIRRAPLLEYKDEDWEAVMNINLNAVYYLSKKVAEIMVEQKSGKIINIASMLSFQGGKFVPPYTASKHGVVGITKAFANELAVHNVQINAIAPGYIKTANTAPIRADENRNKEILSRIPTERWGEVSDLMGTVVFLSSRASDYINGHVIAVDGGWLVR is encoded by the coding sequence ATGAATAACAATAATGAATTTTCACTAAATTTCTTTAACTTAGAAGGTAAGGTAGCTATCGTAACAGGTGGTAATACTGGTTTAGGTATGGCTTATGCAGAAGCATTAGCAGCTGCTGGAGCAGACCTTTTAGTAACAACATTTGATAATAACGTAGAAGAAGTAAAAAATAAAGTAGAAGCTTTAGGAAAAAAGATTACTTTTGTACAAGGAGATTTAACTAAGAGAGAATTTGTTCAAGAAGTAGTTGATACTTGTGTAAAAGAATATGGAAAAATAGATATTTTAGTTAATAATGCAGGAACAATTAGAAGAGCACCTTTATTAGAATATAAAGATGAAGACTGGGAAGCAGTTATGAATATCAACTTAAATGCAGTTTACTACTTATCAAAGAAAGTAGCTGAAATAATGGTTGAACAAAAATCAGGTAAGATAATAAATATAGCATCAATGCTATCATTCCAAGGTGGAAAATTTGTACCACCATATACAGCAAGTAAACATGGGGTAGTAGGTATCACTAAGGCTTTTGCTAATGAACTAGCAGTACACAATGTTCAAATTAATGCAATAGCTCCAGGATATATAAAGACGGCTAATACAGCTCCAATTAGAGCTGATGAAAATAGAAATAAAGAAATACTTTCAAGAATACCAACTGAAAGATGGGGAGAAGTTTCAGATTTAATGGGAACAGTTGTATTCCTATCAAGTAGAGCATCTGACTATATAAATGGTCATGTTATAGCAGTAGATGGTGGATGGTTAGTAAGATGA
- a CDS encoding bifunctional 2-keto-4-hydroxyglutarate aldolase/2-keto-3-deoxy-6-phosphogluconate aldolase gives MINKVRVLSGLEKEAFVLVLRTDTCKDGIEVAKASIEGGCNVIEVTFTIPNASTVITELCKDKKDGVIIGAGTVLDSETARIAILAGAEFIVSPSFNKETAILCNRYGVPYIPGCFTVREIVEAKEMGADVIKLFPGSAFKPSIIKDFKAPIKGLSVMVSGGVSFDNMEDWFKNGCDVVSIGSAIVKLKDPKVVKEETRKYIDRVKEIKK, from the coding sequence ATGATAAATAAAGTTAGAGTATTAAGTGGATTAGAAAAAGAAGCATTTGTATTAGTTTTAAGAACTGATACATGTAAAGATGGTATAGAAGTTGCAAAAGCTTCTATAGAAGGTGGTTGTAATGTAATTGAAGTTACATTTACAATTCCTAATGCAAGTACTGTAATTACAGAACTTTGTAAAGACAAAAAAGATGGAGTAATAATAGGAGCAGGTACAGTATTAGATTCAGAAACAGCAAGAATAGCTATTCTTGCTGGAGCAGAATTTATTGTAAGTCCAAGTTTCAATAAAGAAACTGCAATCCTTTGTAATAGATATGGAGTTCCATATATTCCAGGATGCTTTACAGTAAGAGAAATAGTTGAAGCTAAAGAAATGGGAGCAGATGTAATAAAATTATTCCCAGGTTCAGCATTTAAACCTTCAATAATAAAAGACTTTAAAGCACCAATTAAAGGATTAAGCGTTATGGTTTCAGGTGGAGTAAGCTTTGACAATATGGAAGATTGGTTTAAAAATGGATGTGATGTTGTTAGCATAGGAAGTGCCATTGTTAAATTAAAAGATCCAAAGGTTGTAAAAGAAGAAACTAGAAAGTATATAGATAGAGTAAAAGAAATTAAAAAATAA
- the kduI gene encoding 5-dehydro-4-deoxy-D-glucuronate isomerase: MNNRYANHPEDSKKYTTSELRKHYLVEEIFIDDKIELTYSHVDRIIFGGIKPVYNELKLEAGKEMGVDYFLERRELGIINIGGPAVVTIDGQAYELNRRDGLYVGKGNKEVSFKSVDANEPAKLYINSVPAHKEYKTVKIEIEKANPVRLGDNSTLNKRTIYQYVHPNVCESCQLLMGLTMLEPGNAWNTMPCHTHERRMEVYFYFDMAEDTRVFHLMGEADETRHLVVKNEQALISPSWSIHSGVGTSNYTFIWGMCGENKTFDDMDAVSMETLR; encoded by the coding sequence ATGAATAACAGATATGCGAATCATCCAGAGGATTCAAAAAAATACACTACAAGCGAGCTAAGAAAACATTATTTAGTAGAAGAAATATTTATTGATGATAAAATAGAGCTTACTTATAGCCATGTTGATAGAATAATTTTTGGTGGTATAAAACCGGTTTATAACGAATTAAAGTTAGAAGCTGGAAAAGAAATGGGAGTTGATTACTTCTTAGAAAGAAGAGAACTTGGAATAATAAATATAGGTGGACCAGCTGTAGTAACTATAGACGGACAAGCTTATGAATTAAATAGAAGAGATGGATTATATGTAGGAAAAGGAAACAAAGAAGTTAGCTTTAAATCAGTTGATGCTAATGAACCAGCTAAACTATATATAAACTCAGTTCCAGCACATAAAGAATATAAAACAGTAAAAATTGAAATAGAAAAAGCTAACCCAGTTAGATTAGGAGATAACAGCACATTAAATAAAAGAACAATATATCAATATGTTCATCCAAATGTTTGTGAAAGCTGTCAATTATTAATGGGATTAACTATGTTAGAACCAGGAAATGCATGGAATACAATGCCATGTCACACTCATGAAAGAAGAATGGAAGTTTACTTCTACTTTGATATGGCAGAAGATACAAGAGTATTCCACTTAATGGGAGAAGCAGATGAAACAAGACATTTAGTTGTGAAAAATGAACAAGCTTTAATTTCACCAAGCTGGTCAATCCACTCAGGAGTAGGTACAAGCAATTACACATTCATTTGGGGTATGTGTGGAGAAAACAAAACATTTGATGATATGGATGCTGTTTCAATGGAAACTTTAAGATAA
- the yajC gene encoding preprotein translocase subunit YajC, whose product MSNWLIGVIIFLAAYPIIISMIMPTINRKKLQKQEEQREEYLNTLRVKDRVVTISGIYGTIKGIHNNIVRLEVAKNVEIEIDKASIMGSLK is encoded by the coding sequence ATGAGTAACTGGTTAATAGGAGTTATAATTTTCTTAGCTGCTTATCCAATCATAATATCAATGATTATGCCAACAATAAATAGAAAAAAACTTCAAAAGCAAGAAGAACAAAGAGAAGAGTATTTAAATACTCTAAGAGTTAAAGACAGAGTAGTTACTATATCTGGTATTTATGGAACTATCAAAGGTATCCACAATAATATTGTAAGATTAGAAGTGGCTAAAAACGTAGAAATAGAAATAGACAAAGCCAGCATAATGGGGTCTTTGAAATAG
- a CDS encoding PTS mannose/fructose/sorbose/N-acetylgalactosamine transporter subunit IIC has product MEITLFQCILIGLWTAFCLSGMLLGIYSNRCIILSLGIGIILGDIPTALAMGAVSEIAFMGFGVGAGGTVPPNPMGPGIIGTLMAITMKGQGMDPATALALSFPFAVAFQFLITATYTVVSGSTEFAKKAIKKGEFTKFRIAANSTVWVFALVGFIIGFAGAYSVEGLKAVVEMIPAWLITGLSVAGKMLPAIGFAMILSVMAKIELIPFVILGYVCVAYLNLPVIGIAFIGTTFALLEYFRRNNKSNNNDESQEEEEVVFEDGI; this is encoded by the coding sequence ATGGAAATCACTTTATTTCAATGTATTCTGATTGGATTATGGACAGCGTTCTGTCTATCAGGTATGTTACTTGGAATTTATTCAAATCGTTGTATTATTTTATCATTAGGTATAGGTATTATATTAGGAGATATTCCAACAGCTTTAGCAATGGGAGCTGTATCAGAAATTGCGTTTATGGGATTCGGTGTTGGTGCCGGTGGAACAGTGCCACCTAACCCAATGGGACCTGGAATAATTGGTACATTAATGGCTATTACAATGAAGGGTCAAGGAATGGATCCAGCAACAGCATTAGCTTTATCATTCCCATTTGCAGTAGCTTTCCAATTCTTAATTACAGCTACATATACAGTAGTTTCAGGATCAACTGAATTTGCTAAAAAAGCTATTAAAAAAGGTGAATTTACAAAGTTTAGAATCGCAGCTAACTCAACAGTTTGGGTATTTGCTCTAGTTGGATTTATTATAGGATTTGCAGGAGCGTACAGTGTAGAAGGTTTAAAAGCAGTTGTAGAAATGATACCAGCATGGTTAATTACAGGCTTATCAGTAGCAGGTAAGATGTTACCAGCTATAGGATTTGCAATGATCTTATCAGTTATGGCTAAGATAGAATTAATACCATTCGTTATTTTAGGATATGTATGTGTAGCATACTTAAATTTACCAGTAATAGGTATAGCATTTATAGGAACAACATTTGCATTACTAGAATATTTCAGAAGAAATAATAAGAGCAATAATAATGATGAATCACAAGAAGAAGAGGAGGTTGTGTTTGAAGATGGAATCTAA
- a CDS encoding sugar kinase, whose protein sequence is MSKVLVLGEVLLRLTPPNNLKISQTSNLDICFGGAEANVAVGLSHLGVNSRILTCLPPNELGNSAKSFLKANSVDCENIVIKGERLGLYYYEEGCSARKANVIYDRKYSSITELRYEDINIDEVLRDVELLHVSGITFGLTDEVRKVAAKVINEAKSRNIKISVDLNYRAKLFNSYEEFVSIMKPIVKDSYLCFGWLSKDVKNFKVLDPSSVEVTDDMLVEQFKYMTDELNVKNVATTLRTGSPYNYHSLTGVLFNGEKLYRSSKYEFSMVSRIGGGDAFAAGAIRGLISEKENMEKIIEFATATAVLKQAQIGDVSLSTIEEVEGLMNNKNLGSVNR, encoded by the coding sequence ATGAGCAAGGTTTTAGTATTAGGAGAAGTGTTATTAAGATTAACTCCCCCAAATAATTTAAAAATAAGCCAAACAAGTAATTTAGATATTTGTTTTGGAGGAGCAGAGGCGAACGTAGCTGTAGGTCTAAGCCATTTAGGAGTTAATTCTAGAATACTGACATGCTTGCCTCCAAATGAATTAGGTAATTCAGCAAAAAGCTTTTTAAAAGCTAATAGTGTTGATTGCGAAAATATAGTAATAAAAGGCGAAAGATTAGGGTTATATTATTACGAAGAAGGCTGCTCAGCAAGAAAAGCCAATGTAATCTATGATAGAAAATATTCTTCAATAACGGAATTAAGATATGAAGATATTAATATTGATGAAGTTTTAAGAGACGTTGAACTTCTTCATGTATCAGGAATTACATTTGGATTAACTGATGAAGTAAGAAAAGTAGCAGCTAAAGTTATAAACGAAGCTAAATCAAGAAATATAAAAATAAGTGTTGATTTAAATTATAGAGCAAAATTATTTAATAGTTATGAAGAATTCGTATCTATTATGAAGCCTATAGTAAAAGATAGTTATTTATGCTTTGGTTGGTTAAGTAAGGATGTAAAAAACTTTAAAGTTTTAGATCCATCAAGTGTAGAAGTAACAGATGATATGTTAGTAGAACAATTTAAATATATGACTGATGAACTAAATGTAAAAAATGTAGCAACAACATTAAGAACAGGTTCACCATATAATTATCATTCACTAACAGGAGTTCTATTCAACGGTGAAAAGCTATATAGATCATCTAAATATGAATTTAGCATGGTTTCAAGAATTGGTGGAGGAGATGCCTTTGCAGCAGGTGCAATTAGAGGATTAATTTCAGAAAAAGAAAATATGGAAAAAATCATAGAATTTGCAACTGCAACAGCGGTATTGAAGCAAGCACAAATAGGAGATGTAAGCTTATCAACTATTGAAGAAGTAGAAGGGCTAATGAACAATAAGAATTTAGGAAGCGTAAACAGATAG
- a CDS encoding PTS sugar transporter subunit IIA, translating to MKILIVGHGEYATGIKSAIKLLTGVDENIDAINLNNELTHEDFTIMIKEYVKENKELIIFADITGGAPFQITSREVLLNEESQDQYVVGGVSVACILDIVMNTVVIASEDDTRQIINNAVDGVREMASVMCRKDLME from the coding sequence ATGAAAATATTAATAGTAGGACATGGAGAATATGCAACAGGAATTAAATCAGCAATAAAATTATTAACAGGTGTAGATGAAAACATAGATGCGATAAACCTTAATAACGAATTAACACATGAAGATTTTACAATTATGATTAAAGAGTATGTAAAAGAAAACAAGGAGTTAATTATATTTGCAGACATTACAGGTGGAGCACCATTCCAAATAACATCAAGAGAAGTGTTATTAAATGAAGAATCTCAAGACCAATATGTTGTTGGAGGAGTTTCAGTAGCTTGTATCCTTGATATAGTTATGAATACAGTAGTTATAGCTTCAGAAGATGATACAAGACAAATAATTAATAATGCAGTAGATGGAGTAAGAGAAATGGCATCAGTAATGTGTAGAAAGGATTTAATGGAGTAG